In Deferribacteraceae bacterium V6Fe1, one genomic interval encodes:
- a CDS encoding CTP synthase, with protein MAKFIFVTGGVLSSLGKGITAASIGTLLEARGYKVIIKKFDPYLNLDPGTMSPFQHGEVYVTDDGAETDLDLGHYERFLNSSTTRDCNVTAGKIYYKVLEKERKGDYLGGTVQVIPHITDEVKNSIYSLSEDYDIVIVEIGGTVGDIESLPFLEAIRQIRFDLDENDVLYLHVTLVPYIKSAGELKTKPTQHSVKELREIGIQPDMLVCRSEYPLDDSIRKKIGLFCNVSKNAVINAIDASTIYQVPLLMNKEGADRFILNKLGLEERELDLSVWEEIVYRIKNPEDTVTIGVVGKYVGLKDAYISLTESLIHGGVDNKVKVNIKWIDAEDLETQNPDKFLDDVDGILVPGGFGERGVEGKIRAVNFARNKDIPFFGICLGMQCAVIEFARNVLKYDDAHSTEFNPKTEHPVIDYMEEQKKIKKLGGTMRLGAYECKLAEGTRAYNAYKEATIFERHRHRLEFNNKFRDELVKAGLIISGVNPERDLVEIVELKSHRWFVGCQFHPEFKSKPTKPHPLFSGFVNAACKFSQEKSNIQESEK; from the coding sequence ATGGCTAAGTTTATATTTGTTACAGGCGGGGTTTTATCCTCATTGGGAAAAGGTATTACAGCAGCATCAATAGGGACATTGCTTGAGGCAAGAGGCTACAAGGTTATAATTAAAAAATTTGACCCTTATCTAAACCTTGACCCCGGCACGATGAGCCCTTTTCAGCACGGAGAGGTGTATGTTACTGATGATGGTGCAGAAACCGACCTTGACCTTGGACATTATGAAAGATTTTTAAATTCAAGTACTACCAGAGATTGTAACGTTACAGCCGGAAAAATATACTACAAAGTCTTGGAAAAGGAAAGAAAGGGGGACTATCTGGGGGGAACGGTTCAGGTAATTCCTCATATAACTGATGAGGTAAAAAACAGCATATACAGCCTTTCTGAAGATTACGATATTGTTATCGTAGAGATAGGCGGTACTGTAGGTGATATTGAGAGCTTACCTTTCTTGGAAGCTATCAGACAGATTAGGTTTGATCTGGACGAAAACGACGTATTGTATCTTCATGTTACCCTTGTTCCATACATTAAGAGTGCTGGTGAGCTTAAGACAAAACCTACACAACATTCTGTTAAAGAGTTAAGAGAGATAGGTATTCAGCCGGATATGCTGGTTTGCAGATCTGAATATCCACTCGATGATAGTATTAGGAAAAAAATAGGTCTGTTTTGTAATGTATCAAAAAATGCTGTTATAAATGCCATAGATGCTTCGACAATCTACCAAGTCCCGCTTTTGATGAACAAAGAAGGGGCAGACAGATTTATTTTAAACAAACTTGGGTTAGAAGAGAGAGAGCTTGATTTGTCTGTGTGGGAAGAGATTGTTTACAGGATTAAAAACCCTGAAGACACGGTAACTATCGGTGTGGTTGGAAAATATGTAGGTTTAAAAGATGCTTATATTAGTTTGACAGAATCGTTAATCCATGGTGGAGTGGATAATAAAGTAAAAGTTAATATTAAATGGATTGATGCCGAAGATTTGGAAACACAGAATCCTGATAAATTTTTGGATGATGTCGACGGTATTTTGGTGCCTGGCGGTTTTGGTGAGAGAGGTGTAGAGGGTAAAATCAGAGCTGTTAATTTTGCGAGAAATAAAGATATACCATTTTTTGGTATCTGTCTCGGGATGCAGTGTGCAGTGATTGAGTTTGCAAGAAATGTTTTAAAATATGATGATGCACACAGCACAGAATTTAATCCTAAGACGGAGCATCCGGTTATAGATTACATGGAAGAGCAGAAAAAGATAAAAAAGCTCGGCGGTACTATGAGATTGGGCGCTTATGAGTGTAAACTGGCTGAAGGCACGAGAGCTTACAATGCATATAAAGAGGCAACAATTTTTGAAAGACATAGGCACAGACTCGAATTTAATAATAAATTTAGAGACGAGCTGGTTAAAGCCGGCTTGATTATTTCGGGTGTTAACCCTGAAAGGGACTTGGTTGAGATTGTAGAGCTTAAATCTCACAGATGGTTTGTCGGTTGCCAGTTTCACCCTGAATTTAAGTCAAAGCCTACTAAACCTCACCCGCTTTTTAGTGGATTTGTAAATGCTGCCTGCAAGTTTAGTCAGGAAAAAAGCAATATACAGGAGAGTGAAAAGTGA
- the kdsB gene encoding 3-deoxy-manno-octulosonate cytidylyltransferase, which produces MSAVIIPARFASERLPGKPLKKIDGIPMIVRVATECMKSKADRVIVVTDSKEILEVCEKVENLEVTMSSPDIKSGTDRVAKAAKYLNDEVIINVQGDEPFIPYELINTLIDDLQSNKDVLMNTACTKIDDLEAENPNVVKVVFDEEMNAIYFSRAKIPYNRDKKACDYYKHIGIYGFKRGFLLKYVDMPQTKLENIEKLEQLRVLENGFKIKVLQTNYKPISVDTEDDLRLAEEYIKNKNN; this is translated from the coding sequence ATGAGTGCAGTTATTATCCCAGCAAGATTTGCTTCTGAAAGGCTGCCGGGAAAGCCTTTAAAAAAGATTGATGGTATCCCGATGATAGTGAGGGTTGCCACAGAATGCATGAAGAGTAAGGCGGATAGGGTTATAGTGGTTACCGATAGCAAGGAGATCCTTGAAGTATGTGAAAAAGTTGAAAATTTGGAAGTTACGATGAGCAGTCCGGATATAAAATCAGGGACTGACAGGGTGGCAAAAGCTGCCAAATATTTGAATGATGAAGTGATTATTAATGTTCAGGGGGATGAGCCATTTATACCGTATGAGCTTATCAATACCCTTATTGATGATTTGCAGTCTAATAAAGATGTATTGATGAATACAGCCTGCACAAAAATTGACGACTTGGAGGCTGAAAATCCCAATGTGGTCAAGGTTGTGTTTGATGAAGAGATGAATGCGATCTATTTTTCCAGGGCAAAAATCCCTTATAATAGAGATAAAAAGGCTTGTGATTACTATAAACATATCGGTATTTATGGTTTTAAAAGGGGCTTTTTACTTAAATATGTTGATATGCCTCAGACAAAGTTGGAAAATATTGAAAAATTAGAGCAGTTAAGGGTACTTGAAAATGGTTTTAAGATTAAGGTATTACAAACGAATTATAAACCTATTTCTGTTGATACGGAAGATGATCTCAGGTTGGCAGAAGAGTATATAAAAAATAAAAATAATTAA
- a CDS encoding pyridoxine 5'-phosphate synthase, protein MVKLGVNIDHVATVRQARRINEPDPVYAVTLAELGGADGITIHLREDRRHIQDRDVYLIKEVAKTRLNLEMACVDEIVEVALDVKPDMCTLVPEKREEVTTEGGLDVIQNFDLVASTVKKLSEAGIEASIFIDPDTKQIDKAFETGAKVIELHTGRYADTKGEEQKAELKRLKVAAAHAIDKGFKVSAGHGLNYLNVKDIVRIPMLYEVNIGHSIIGRSIFVGLKEAVSQMKSIINSTLKC, encoded by the coding sequence TTGGTTAAGCTTGGGGTTAATATTGATCATGTAGCTACTGTTAGACAAGCAAGGAGAATCAATGAGCCTGATCCTGTTTATGCGGTAACATTAGCTGAGCTTGGCGGAGCTGATGGCATTACAATTCATTTAAGGGAAGACAGACGCCATATTCAGGATAGGGATGTCTATCTTATCAAGGAAGTTGCAAAGACACGGCTTAATCTTGAAATGGCTTGTGTCGATGAAATTGTTGAAGTTGCTCTTGATGTCAAGCCTGACATGTGTACACTTGTTCCTGAAAAAAGGGAAGAGGTTACTACAGAAGGTGGGCTTGATGTGATTCAGAACTTTGACTTGGTTGCATCTACCGTGAAAAAATTATCGGAAGCAGGTATTGAAGCAAGTATTTTTATTGACCCTGACACAAAACAGATAGACAAAGCTTTTGAAACAGGGGCAAAGGTTATTGAGCTGCATACCGGCAGATATGCCGATACTAAGGGTGAGGAACAAAAGGCAGAGCTTAAGCGCTTAAAGGTTGCAGCTGCACATGCCATAGATAAAGGGTTTAAAGTAAGTGCGGGGCATGGATTAAATTATCTAAATGTTAAGGATATTGTTAGAATTCCAATGCTTTATGAAGTCAATATCGGCCATTCTATAATAGGCAGAAGTATTTTTGTGGGTCTCAAAGAGGCTGTCAGCCAAATGAAAAGTATTATAAATAGCACGTTAAAATGTTAG
- the acpS gene encoding holo-ACP synthase, translating to MLGCDIIELSRIRKSYETYGDKFVRRILSKEELEIFFKRSNKVEFLAGRFSAKEAISKALKTGIRGELSFDGISILPDEFGALEVYINGELRENIQVSISHCKEYAMSVSMIKND from the coding sequence ATGTTAGGCTGCGATATAATAGAGCTAAGCAGAATCAGGAAAAGTTATGAAACTTATGGTGATAAGTTTGTCAGAAGAATACTTTCCAAAGAAGAGCTTGAAATTTTTTTTAAAAGAAGTAATAAAGTTGAGTTTTTGGCCGGGAGATTTTCGGCCAAGGAGGCCATTTCAAAAGCTTTGAAGACGGGCATTAGAGGGGAACTGTCTTTTGATGGTATTTCCATTTTGCCTGATGAATTTGGCGCTTTAGAAGTTTATATAAATGGTGAGCTCAGGGAAAATATACAAGTGAGTATATCGCATTGCAAAGAATACGCTATGTCAGTGAGTATGATAAAAAATGATTGA